The proteins below come from a single Mucilaginibacter mali genomic window:
- a CDS encoding TlpA family protein disulfide reductase translates to MKKQILILALTILAIGVKAQAPDASTLTRVGDMAPTFSFSTAKDKTADIKDYRGKIVLLNFWATWCPPCRAELPRVQKEIWEKYKDNPKFAMFAFAREEGWEKVLPFKEQNKYTFAMLPDEGRAIFKLYATQSIPRNVVLDENGRIIYQSIGYSPAEFDVLLKLLDTKLKAK, encoded by the coding sequence ATGAAAAAACAAATCCTTATCCTCGCGCTTACCATTTTAGCCATCGGTGTAAAAGCACAAGCACCGGATGCATCAACCCTTACCAGGGTAGGCGATATGGCACCAACGTTTAGTTTTAGCACCGCTAAGGATAAAACGGCTGATATTAAAGACTATCGCGGCAAAATAGTGCTGCTTAACTTTTGGGCTACCTGGTGCCCGCCCTGCCGCGCCGAATTGCCAAGGGTGCAGAAAGAGATATGGGAGAAGTATAAGGACAATCCAAAATTCGCGATGTTCGCTTTCGCCCGTGAAGAGGGTTGGGAGAAAGTGTTGCCTTTTAAAGAACAAAATAAATACACCTTCGCCATGCTGCCCGACGAGGGGAGGGCTATATTTAAGTTGTATGCTACGCAATCTATCCCCCGCAATGTAGTGCTCGACGAGAACGGTCGCATCATTTATCAATCTATAGGATATAGTCCCGCCGAGTTTGATGTGCTGTTAAAGCTGCTTGATACCAAGCTGAAAGCTAAATAG
- a CDS encoding glycosyl-4,4'-diaponeurosporenoate acyltransferase CrtO family protein, with the protein MNQAINFFWTTLCFGPVIICWCFADSLAPCYWFLAVGFLCLFIPMRWLQLSDKPAFYTGLGIKLFRKFVQNGDYVNRAIRKSNPAHRVIKGRQGPASYMKTLAMYHAYHFGCLVFFTLTAIHAFIQGQYLFAMLIIPANTLYNIYPIFLQQYNRARVAKVTGRQTI; encoded by the coding sequence ATGAACCAAGCCATCAATTTCTTTTGGACTACTTTGTGCTTTGGCCCGGTGATTATTTGCTGGTGTTTTGCCGATAGCCTGGCGCCGTGCTACTGGTTTTTAGCCGTCGGCTTTTTATGCCTGTTTATTCCGATGCGCTGGCTGCAACTGAGCGATAAGCCGGCTTTTTATACAGGCCTGGGTATTAAACTGTTCCGGAAGTTTGTGCAAAATGGCGATTATGTTAACCGTGCGATCAGGAAAAGTAACCCCGCACACCGGGTTATAAAAGGCAGGCAGGGCCCGGCCAGCTATATGAAAACACTGGCCATGTACCATGCTTACCATTTTGGCTGTCTGGTATTTTTCACACTGACGGCTATTCACGCCTTTATACAAGGGCAATATTTATTTGCTATGCTTATTATACCCGCTAATACTTTATACAATATCTATCCCATATTTTTGCAACAATACAACCGGGCACGGGTAGCTAAAGTAACCGGCCGGCAAACAATATAA
- a CDS encoding carboxypeptidase-like regulatory domain-containing protein — translation MLKNLIILFLLFPATVFAQSVITGSVLTKAGNAVPDASVFLSNASVGSKTLENGAFTLNNVKYGQYDLVVSCIGFETYHETVLVNAEAIALPAIHLSPKITELKEVTIQYDSNRDRHVKMFLDEFLGHSENAMQCKLLNPEILNLTFEKSTGKLTGSTDDFLVIENKALGYNIKYLLASFEWDPQRGYVSYTGSSVFEPMTGKSSDEKRWQKARIKAYRGSDMHFLRACIGQQVAEEGFTVYPVIRKPNPDRPADSLIRAKLQKFRPAGSTRILLMTDSLRYWSEKSRLPKYIDIMNNTPIKSADYIKLTQKKGIYAFGYPNLLRIHYKSTGNSSMVTFEKEYAYFDNNGIILTPHYVLIEGSWAFNRIAELLPVDYELPATF, via the coding sequence ATGCTAAAAAACCTCATCATCCTATTCCTGCTCTTCCCTGCTACCGTATTTGCCCAAAGCGTTATTACAGGCAGTGTGCTAACCAAGGCCGGCAATGCCGTGCCCGATGCCAGCGTATTTTTAAGCAATGCCAGTGTGGGCAGTAAAACGCTCGAAAATGGCGCCTTTACCTTAAATAATGTTAAATACGGCCAATACGACCTGGTGGTAAGCTGCATTGGTTTTGAAACTTATCATGAAACCGTGCTGGTAAACGCCGAAGCTATCGCTTTGCCTGCTATACATCTATCGCCCAAAATAACCGAACTGAAAGAGGTTACTATTCAATATGATTCAAACCGCGACAGGCATGTAAAAATGTTTTTGGATGAGTTTTTAGGGCATTCCGAAAACGCGATGCAATGCAAGTTGCTTAACCCCGAAATACTTAACCTCACCTTTGAAAAAAGCACAGGTAAACTTACCGGTAGCACCGACGATTTTTTAGTTATTGAAAATAAAGCATTAGGCTATAATATTAAATATCTGCTGGCATCGTTTGAATGGGACCCGCAGCGGGGATACGTTTCTTATACGGGTTCATCCGTATTTGAACCCATGACCGGCAAATCATCTGACGAAAAGCGCTGGCAAAAGGCCAGGATAAAAGCCTATCGCGGTTCGGATATGCATTTTTTGCGCGCCTGCATTGGCCAGCAGGTAGCCGAAGAGGGCTTTACGGTTTACCCGGTGATCCGTAAGCCTAACCCCGACAGGCCGGCCGACAGCCTGATCAGGGCTAAACTGCAAAAATTTCGCCCGGCGGGAAGTACCCGTATTTTACTGATGACTGACTCTTTGCGCTACTGGTCGGAAAAATCGAGGCTGCCCAAATATATCGACATCATGAATAATACGCCTATAAAGAGCGCCGACTATATTAAGCTGACACAAAAGAAAGGGATATACGCTTTCGGTTATCCAAATCTTTTAAGGATACATTATAAGAGTACAGGCAACAGTTCGATGGTGACGTTTGAAAAGGAATATGCTTATTTTGATAACAACGGAATAATTTTAACCCCTCACTACGTATTGATAGAGGGTAGCTGGGCTTTTAACCGCATAGCCGAATTATTGCCGGTTGATTACGAACTACCCGCAACATTTTAA
- a CDS encoding M13 family metallopeptidase yields the protein MKLSNYLWLAIPAALAVGCKGKPDASGDVPKRTVFFDKAGMDTTVSPGENFFNYASGAWIKKTEIPASETGWGSFYTLDDDNTKNLHKILEETSAQTHDAGSLEQKVGDLYASGMDTVGIDKLGYTPIKPLLARIAGLSDYKALVNFAASSFKDGDGYLFGFYVAPDDKNSTKNMAQFSQTGLGLPNCEYYSKTDSASVKIRAEYVKYIAKLFTLVGDDAATSTKKANDVLKLETEIAKSHSTPVELRDPQANYHKFLVSDLQKQVPDIDLKNVFDQMGVKTDTVLVGQPKYYVALNGLLKSQPIDVWKTKLAFETLNSSASYLSKDFRDARFDFFGKTLNGQKKQKERWKTISYAVDGGIGELLGQLYVAKYFTPDAKKRMLDLVNNLQGVYKTRIEKLDWMSAATKQKAEDKLAAFTKKIGYPDKWKKYDDVSINRVSYYSNMESISKHNYAEQLKRINKAVDKTEWGMTPPTVNAYYNPSFNEIVFPAGILQFPFFDKDADDAINYGAIGAVIGHEMTHGFDDQGAQYDKEGNLKQWWTKEDEAKFKAKTQMVVDQYNKFVVFKDLNVNGKLTLGENIADIGGLAIAYNAFKNTEQGKGNTKIDGLTPDQRFFLSFAQVWRIKTRDETMRMRVNTDPHSPEVYRVNGPLSNMVEFYNAFGIKPGDKMYREDKDRVKIW from the coding sequence ATGAAACTGAGTAATTACCTATGGTTAGCTATCCCCGCCGCTTTGGCCGTGGGCTGTAAAGGCAAACCAGATGCATCAGGCGATGTGCCTAAACGCACCGTATTTTTCGACAAGGCAGGTATGGATACCACCGTATCGCCGGGCGAAAACTTTTTTAACTATGCCAGCGGCGCCTGGATTAAAAAAACCGAGATACCGGCTTCGGAAACGGGCTGGGGATCGTTTTACACGCTGGATGACGATAACACCAAAAACCTGCACAAGATATTAGAGGAAACATCGGCACAAACGCACGATGCTGGCAGCCTTGAACAAAAAGTAGGCGACCTGTATGCCAGCGGCATGGATACCGTGGGCATCGACAAGTTGGGCTATACCCCTATCAAACCACTACTGGCCCGCATTGCCGGCCTTAGCGATTACAAGGCCCTGGTGAACTTTGCCGCAAGCAGTTTTAAAGATGGCGACGGCTACCTGTTTGGCTTTTATGTAGCGCCCGATGATAAAAACAGCACCAAAAACATGGCGCAATTTAGCCAAACCGGCTTGGGCCTGCCTAATTGCGAGTACTATTCAAAAACAGATTCCGCATCGGTTAAAATACGCGCCGAATACGTAAAATACATTGCCAAACTGTTTACTCTTGTTGGCGACGATGCGGCTACCTCAACTAAAAAAGCTAACGATGTGTTGAAGCTGGAAACCGAGATAGCCAAATCGCACTCCACCCCGGTTGAACTGCGCGACCCGCAGGCTAACTACCACAAATTCCTTGTATCCGACCTGCAAAAGCAAGTGCCCGATATTGATCTGAAGAATGTATTCGACCAGATGGGCGTGAAAACCGATACCGTATTGGTTGGTCAGCCTAAATATTATGTAGCATTGAACGGCTTGTTAAAATCGCAACCGATTGACGTTTGGAAAACTAAACTGGCTTTCGAAACGCTAAACTCATCAGCATCGTACCTGAGCAAGGATTTCCGCGATGCACGCTTCGATTTCTTCGGCAAAACGCTGAATGGCCAAAAGAAGCAAAAAGAACGCTGGAAAACTATCAGCTACGCGGTTGATGGCGGCATTGGCGAGTTGTTAGGTCAGCTTTATGTGGCCAAATACTTTACCCCGGATGCTAAAAAACGCATGCTCGACCTGGTGAACAACCTGCAGGGCGTTTACAAAACCCGCATCGAAAAACTGGACTGGATGAGCGCCGCCACCAAACAAAAAGCGGAAGATAAACTGGCTGCCTTTACCAAAAAGATCGGTTATCCGGATAAGTGGAAAAAATACGATGACGTATCTATCAACCGTGTAAGCTATTACTCAAACATGGAGTCGATCAGCAAACATAATTATGCCGAGCAGTTAAAACGCATAAACAAGGCTGTTGATAAAACCGAATGGGGCATGACGCCGCCAACGGTTAACGCTTACTACAACCCATCGTTCAACGAGATCGTTTTCCCGGCCGGGATCCTGCAATTCCCATTCTTTGATAAGGATGCTGATGATGCTATTAACTATGGTGCCATTGGCGCGGTAATTGGCCACGAAATGACCCACGGCTTTGACGATCAGGGCGCGCAGTACGATAAAGAAGGCAACCTGAAACAATGGTGGACCAAAGAGGATGAAGCCAAGTTTAAAGCCAAAACCCAAATGGTGGTTGATCAGTACAACAAGTTTGTGGTATTTAAAGACCTTAATGTGAACGGCAAACTAACCCTTGGCGAAAACATTGCCGATATTGGCGGTTTGGCCATTGCCTACAATGCCTTTAAAAATACCGAGCAAGGCAAAGGCAATACCAAGATAGATGGACTGACGCCTGATCAGCGCTTCTTCCTATCGTTTGCCCAGGTATGGCGCATTAAAACCCGCGATGAAACCATGCGCATGCGTGTTAACACCGACCCGCACTCGCCCGAAGTTTACCGCGTGAACGGCCCGTTATCAAACATGGTTGAGTTTTATAACGCCTTCGGTATTAAACCGGGCGATAAGATGTACCGTGAGGATAAGGATAGGGTGAAGATTTGGTAA
- a CDS encoding IS1182 family transposase has translation MSSKRPVFKPYQQRQLMAIPPTLDELVPASHPVRVVNDVIDRLYLEPLLKAYHIRGSSSYHPQMLLKVLVYGYVTNTYSSRKLAAACRESVYLMWLSSMNYPDHNTINRFRGVRLKHALRDVFEDVVKLLAEEGLLSIEEVNTDGTKIEANANRYTFVWKKAIQTNKEKMKKQLSEIWDYAQSVAKEEDRLPDPPDFTVIDSEKVNAAVDKLNEKLSSREDVSKQVKSKLRYISKHYPQAIARYEQQEALLGERNSYSKTDTDATFMRMKEDHMKNGQLKPGYNVQISTSNQFIVNYTIHSNTTDTNTLSAHLAQHEVSFGKAPQVLTADAGYGSEENYTRLEQKGTIAFVKYGMFDKEQNENHNNKHPFAANKLFYNQEKDCYICPMGQQMNFIGTSKRKTSTEFEQTVKRYQAVNCANCPLNGICHKSKGNRIIEINENLNRLKQKAHELLNSEEGIQRRKKRCFDVEPVFGNIKQNHGFKRFMLRGKEKVEIEWGLVAIAQNLRKKAA, from the coding sequence ATGTCCTCTAAAAGACCTGTATTCAAGCCCTACCAGCAACGGCAGTTGATGGCTATTCCTCCAACACTTGACGAATTAGTTCCGGCATCGCACCCGGTGCGTGTAGTTAACGATGTGATCGACAGGCTCTATCTGGAACCATTGCTGAAAGCTTATCATATCCGCGGGAGTTCAAGCTATCACCCGCAAATGTTGTTAAAGGTGCTGGTATATGGGTATGTAACCAACACCTACTCCAGCCGAAAGCTGGCAGCAGCCTGCCGGGAAAGCGTTTACCTGATGTGGCTGAGTTCGATGAACTATCCTGATCATAATACGATCAACCGTTTCCGGGGCGTACGTTTGAAGCATGCGCTGCGTGATGTGTTCGAAGATGTGGTGAAACTTTTGGCAGAGGAAGGCCTGCTCAGTATTGAAGAAGTGAATACGGACGGGACAAAGATAGAGGCGAATGCAAACCGGTATACCTTTGTCTGGAAGAAAGCGATTCAGACCAATAAGGAAAAGATGAAAAAGCAGCTGTCAGAGATATGGGACTATGCCCAAAGCGTAGCAAAAGAAGAAGACAGGCTGCCTGATCCGCCTGACTTTACTGTTATTGACAGTGAAAAGGTCAATGCCGCAGTAGATAAACTCAATGAGAAGCTTTCCTCGCGTGAGGATGTTTCCAAACAGGTCAAAAGCAAGCTGCGGTATATCAGCAAACATTACCCGCAGGCCATTGCCCGCTATGAGCAGCAGGAAGCTCTGCTGGGTGAACGCAACAGCTATTCCAAGACCGATACGGATGCCACATTCATGCGGATGAAGGAAGACCACATGAAAAACGGCCAGTTAAAACCGGGGTATAATGTTCAGATATCCACATCCAACCAGTTCATTGTCAATTACACCATTCACTCCAACACCACAGACACCAATACATTAAGTGCTCATTTAGCGCAGCATGAAGTCAGCTTTGGCAAAGCACCGCAAGTGCTTACAGCCGATGCCGGATATGGCTCCGAGGAGAACTACACGCGGTTGGAACAAAAAGGAACAATCGCCTTTGTAAAGTATGGGATGTTCGATAAGGAACAAAATGAGAATCACAACAACAAGCACCCTTTTGCAGCAAATAAGCTTTTTTACAACCAGGAGAAAGATTGTTACATCTGCCCGATGGGCCAGCAAATGAATTTCATCGGAACAAGTAAAAGAAAAACAAGCACGGAGTTTGAACAAACGGTAAAAAGATACCAGGCAGTTAACTGCGCTAACTGTCCGCTGAACGGTATTTGCCATAAATCAAAAGGGAATCGGATCATTGAAATCAATGAAAACCTGAACCGCCTGAAACAAAAGGCGCACGAGCTGTTAAACAGTGAAGAAGGCATACAACGGCGAAAGAAACGCTGCTTTGATGTAGAACCTGTATTTGGTAATATTAAGCAGAACCATGGCTTTAAACGGTTTATGCTCCGCGGCAAGGAAAAAGTAGAAATAGAATGGGGTTTAGTTGCAATCGCACAAAATCTAAGGAAAAAAGCGGCTTAA
- a CDS encoding YajQ family cyclic di-GMP-binding protein: protein MPSFDIVSKIDGQTLDNAINTAKKEILNRYDFNGSKSTIDLDKKTNVVTIVTEDDMRLKAITDSIISRMVKQQLDPKALDFGKEQYASGNMIRKEITIKEGIDKEAAKKIVKKIKDSGLKVQASIMDDQVRVQAKKIDDLQAVISLCRGEDFGQPLQYINMRA, encoded by the coding sequence ATGCCATCATTTGATATTGTAAGCAAAATTGACGGGCAGACGCTCGACAACGCTATCAACACCGCCAAAAAGGAAATATTGAACCGTTATGATTTTAACGGATCGAAAAGCACCATTGACCTTGATAAGAAAACCAACGTGGTAACCATTGTTACCGAAGACGATATGCGCCTGAAAGCCATTACCGACTCCATCATCAGCCGCATGGTTAAGCAACAACTTGACCCTAAAGCACTTGATTTTGGCAAGGAACAATACGCATCGGGCAATATGATCCGCAAGGAGATCACCATTAAAGAGGGCATCGACAAGGAAGCCGCTAAAAAGATCGTTAAAAAAATAAAGGATAGCGGCCTGAAAGTACAGGCATCTATTATGGACGACCAGGTACGCGTACAAGCTAAAAAGATAGACGACCTGCAAGCCGTGATCAGCTTGTGCCGTGGCGAGGATTTTGGGCAGCCTTTGCAGTATATTAATATGCGGGCCTAA
- the tnpA gene encoding IS200/IS605 family transposase, with protein sequence MSNTYTQIHIQCVFAVKFRQALIHVSWKEQLHGYITGIVQNQGHKMIAINCMPDHLHLFIGFRPTQSLSDLMRIVKSDSSEWINLQKFNKSKFNWQEGYGAFSYSRSHVKAVTDYILDQEEHHRKKTFLDEYRQFLEQFEVDYDERYIFKLPE encoded by the coding sequence ATGTCAAATACCTATACTCAAATTCATATTCAATGCGTATTCGCGGTGAAGTTTCGCCAGGCACTTATACACGTTTCATGGAAAGAGCAATTACATGGGTATATTACCGGCATAGTTCAAAATCAGGGTCATAAAATGATCGCTATAAATTGTATGCCCGATCATTTGCATTTGTTTATCGGTTTCAGACCAACCCAATCGCTTTCGGATTTGATGCGGATTGTAAAAAGTGATTCATCAGAATGGATCAATCTGCAAAAATTCAATAAATCTAAATTTAACTGGCAAGAGGGATATGGCGCGTTTTCGTATTCCCGTTCACATGTTAAAGCCGTAACCGATTATATTTTGGATCAGGAAGAACATCATCGTAAAAAGACTTTTTTAGATGAGTATAGACAGTTTCTTGAGCAATTTGAAGTAGATTATGACGAGCGCTATATATTTAAATTGCCTGAATGA
- the ettA gene encoding energy-dependent translational throttle protein EttA, whose product MADEKIIFSMAGVSKIYPPQKQVLKNIYLSFFYGAKIGVIGLNGSGKSSVLKIIAGLDKSYQGEVVFSPGYTVGYLAQEPELDPNKTVREVVEEGVSEITAILKEYEEINEKFGLEEVYSDPDAMDKLMARQGELQDKIDAVNAWELDTKLERAMDALRCPEPDTKISVLSGGERRRVALCRLLLQQPDVLLLDEPTNHLDAESIDWLEQHLKQYAGTVIAVTHDRYFLDNVAGWILELDRGEGIPWKGNYSSWLDQKAKRLAQEEKTESKRQKTLERELEWARMAPKARHAKGKARLANYEKLAAEEGKEREEKLELFIPPGPRLGNVVIEATNVTKAYGDRVLFEDLSFSLPPAGIVGIIGPNGAGKTTLFRLITGQEQPDAGTFRVGETVALGYVDQMHDDLEAEKSVWENITGGNETILLGNRPLNSRAYVSRFNFNGADQQKKISVLSGGERNRVHLAITLKKGSNVLLLDEPTNDIDVNTLRSLEEALENFAGCAVIISHDRWFLDRICTHILAFEGNSQVYFFEGNYSDYEENRKKRLGDVAPKRIRYKKLG is encoded by the coding sequence ATGGCCGACGAGAAGATCATATTTTCTATGGCGGGGGTCAGCAAGATCTATCCGCCGCAAAAACAAGTCTTAAAAAATATTTACCTGTCGTTTTTCTATGGCGCTAAAATTGGCGTTATCGGTTTAAACGGTTCTGGTAAATCATCTGTATTAAAAATTATTGCCGGGCTTGATAAAAGCTACCAGGGCGAAGTGGTATTCTCGCCGGGATATACCGTGGGCTACCTGGCCCAGGAGCCGGAACTTGACCCGAACAAGACTGTTCGTGAAGTGGTAGAAGAAGGCGTATCTGAAATTACCGCTATCCTGAAAGAATACGAGGAGATCAACGAGAAATTTGGTTTAGAAGAAGTATATAGCGATCCTGACGCCATGGATAAACTGATGGCGCGCCAGGGCGAATTGCAGGATAAAATAGACGCCGTTAACGCCTGGGAACTGGACACCAAGCTGGAACGCGCCATGGACGCCCTGCGCTGCCCCGAGCCGGATACCAAAATATCGGTACTATCGGGTGGTGAGCGTCGCCGCGTGGCCCTGTGCCGCCTGCTGCTGCAACAACCCGATGTATTACTGCTGGACGAGCCTACCAACCACCTGGATGCCGAATCTATTGATTGGTTAGAGCAGCACCTGAAACAATATGCGGGTACGGTTATCGCCGTAACGCACGACCGCTACTTCCTTGATAACGTAGCCGGCTGGATCTTAGAACTTGACCGCGGCGAAGGCATCCCATGGAAGGGTAATTACTCATCGTGGCTGGATCAGAAGGCTAAGCGTTTAGCGCAGGAAGAAAAAACTGAAAGCAAACGCCAGAAAACTTTAGAGCGCGAATTGGAATGGGCACGTATGGCCCCCAAAGCTCGCCACGCGAAAGGCAAGGCCCGTTTAGCCAACTACGAGAAACTGGCCGCCGAGGAAGGCAAAGAGCGCGAAGAAAAACTGGAGCTGTTTATTCCGCCCGGCCCTCGTTTGGGTAATGTGGTGATAGAAGCTACCAATGTAACCAAAGCTTATGGCGACAGGGTGCTGTTTGAAGACCTGAGCTTTTCGCTGCCGCCTGCGGGTATAGTAGGTATTATTGGGCCGAATGGCGCGGGTAAAACCACGCTATTCCGTTTAATCACAGGGCAGGAACAACCGGATGCGGGTACCTTCCGTGTAGGTGAAACGGTAGCGCTGGGTTATGTAGATCAGATGCACGATGACCTGGAAGCCGAAAAATCGGTTTGGGAAAACATCACCGGCGGTAACGAGACTATTTTGCTGGGTAACCGCCCGTTAAACTCGCGCGCCTATGTATCGCGTTTTAACTTTAACGGCGCCGATCAGCAAAAGAAGATCAGTGTGTTATCAGGCGGTGAGCGTAACCGTGTGCATTTGGCTATCACGTTGAAAAAAGGATCTAACGTGCTGCTGCTGGATGAGCCTACCAACGATATCGACGTAAACACCCTACGCTCGCTGGAAGAAGCGCTGGAAAATTTTGCTGGCTGCGCCGTCATCATCAGCCACGACCGCTGGTTCCTCGACCGTATCTGTACCCATATCCTTGCTTTCGAGGGTAACTCGCAGGTTTATTTCTTCGAGGGTAACTACAGCGATTACGAAGAGAACCGCAAAAAGCGTTTAGGAGATGTAGCGCCGAAGCGGATCAGGTATAAGAAGTTGGGATAA
- a CDS encoding ribonuclease H-like YkuK family protein: MTWRKFSGEVIQFPIMEEVERAIERETALGNKLKVCIGTDSQVKGAVTDFATVIVFLREGRGGFMYIHQERTTQKMSIKERMLNEVQKSIDISYKLCDLLDLYDVDLEVHADINTNPMFKSNQALHEAMGYILSMGFVFKAKPEAFASSCCANKMVQ, encoded by the coding sequence ATGACCTGGAGAAAATTCAGCGGGGAAGTGATCCAATTTCCCATTATGGAAGAGGTAGAACGCGCCATCGAACGTGAAACCGCTTTAGGAAACAAGCTTAAAGTATGCATCGGTACCGACTCGCAGGTGAAAGGCGCGGTGACAGATTTTGCCACCGTTATCGTATTCCTGCGCGAGGGCCGTGGCGGTTTCATGTACATCCACCAGGAGCGCACTACGCAAAAAATGAGCATTAAAGAACGCATGCTTAACGAGGTGCAAAAATCTATCGATATCTCGTACAAACTGTGCGATCTATTAGACCTGTACGATGTAGACCTGGAAGTACATGCTGATATCAACACCAACCCTATGTTTAAAAGCAACCAGGCCCTGCACGAGGCGATGGGCTATATCCTAAGCATGGGTTTTGTGTTTAAAGCTAAGCCCGAGGCTTTTGCCAGTTCGTGCTGTGCAAATAAGATGGTGCAGTGA